From the genome of Deinococcus sp. AJ005, one region includes:
- a CDS encoding peptidylprolyl isomerase: MKRKKVTNVMLIVLALLLVVGMAYQFTPNIAGLFSGNKTSGTPALTVNGQTITAEELDQARRGNQVLSSTDTGVLGDDFKTVVVATQIQQALVTAAAQDIKVSRNDVNAEVTKVREANNFKDNKAWTDALQSAGLTDAGYRESVGKQLAVQRKVEELKKAAPAPTDAEAKLYYDLNPEAFQSDARIQGRQIVVADKAKAAALLAQAKGGADFAALASANSTEFKDRGGALGPIENGVPRPVALVALPAEVGAAAFALTNGGLTDVVASGGKFYIVKVEKFLPPAPKPFDEAKTDIMAALKTQKENAALESWLDGLQKDAKIEYLDPNWKTENPTVATVAGKDIPYSDVVEGVVSNQQFASLLQQVPPEQAAGLVNGILKPQVTQGLIQTYAAPAIAEKLKLDLTGTRQNIAQGLAAYGARDVKVSDADLQAYYDQNKKQFETPASATVSEASFRDRNQALAFRADWKGGDFTAAAGKAGGTVSERGAVTAGDSKLSPELEAAVFGATALKDAGEGSLSDVVKVGDRFSVLYATDLKQAVTQPLSAVRAQIEPQVLATKKGEAGQAFVTKEVATLKPTDNLEKVLAAQAKRVAAAEPKPTTPTATPATPGTPTTPGTPATPATPDSAAPSTPGSATPAETTPTPTDGTPPPATDTTPAAPASP; the protein is encoded by the coding sequence GTGAAGCGAAAGAAAGTCACCAACGTCATGCTGATCGTGCTGGCCCTGCTTCTGGTGGTCGGCATGGCCTACCAGTTCACCCCCAATATCGCCGGGCTGTTTAGTGGCAACAAGACTTCTGGCACGCCCGCCCTGACCGTCAACGGGCAGACCATCACCGCCGAGGAACTGGACCAGGCCCGCCGGGGCAACCAGGTTCTGAGCAGCACCGACACCGGCGTGCTGGGTGACGATTTCAAGACCGTGGTGGTGGCCACCCAGATTCAGCAGGCGCTGGTCACGGCAGCGGCCCAGGACATTAAGGTCAGCCGGAACGACGTGAACGCCGAGGTCACCAAGGTTCGTGAAGCCAACAACTTCAAGGACAACAAGGCGTGGACCGACGCCTTGCAAAGTGCGGGCCTGACCGATGCCGGATACCGCGAGTCGGTGGGCAAGCAGCTCGCCGTGCAACGCAAGGTGGAAGAGCTGAAAAAGGCTGCCCCCGCCCCCACCGACGCCGAGGCGAAGCTGTACTACGACCTGAACCCCGAAGCCTTCCAGAGCGACGCGCGCATCCAGGGCCGTCAGATCGTGGTGGCCGACAAGGCCAAGGCTGCGGCCCTGCTGGCCCAGGCCAAAGGCGGGGCGGATTTCGCGGCCCTGGCCTCGGCCAACAGCACCGAGTTTAAGGACCGGGGCGGCGCACTCGGCCCCATCGAGAACGGCGTGCCCCGTCCGGTGGCGCTGGTGGCCCTGCCCGCAGAAGTGGGCGCGGCGGCCTTTGCCCTCACGAACGGCGGCCTGACCGATGTGGTCGCCAGTGGCGGCAAGTTCTACATCGTGAAGGTGGAGAAGTTCCTGCCGCCTGCCCCCAAGCCCTTCGATGAGGCCAAAACCGACATCATGGCCGCCCTGAAGACCCAGAAGGAAAATGCCGCGCTGGAAAGCTGGCTGGACGGCCTTCAGAAAGACGCCAAGATTGAGTACCTCGATCCCAACTGGAAGACCGAGAACCCCACCGTCGCCACCGTTGCGGGCAAGGACATTCCGTATTCCGACGTGGTGGAAGGCGTGGTCAGCAACCAGCAGTTCGCCTCTTTGCTTCAGCAGGTGCCGCCCGAGCAAGCTGCCGGGCTGGTCAACGGCATTCTCAAGCCGCAGGTGACGCAGGGATTGATCCAGACCTACGCCGCGCCCGCCATTGCCGAGAAGCTGAAACTGGACCTGACTGGCACCCGCCAGAACATCGCGCAGGGTCTGGCCGCCTACGGCGCGCGTGACGTGAAGGTCAGCGACGCCGACTTGCAGGCGTATTACGATCAGAACAAGAAGCAGTTTGAGACCCCCGCCAGCGCCACCGTCAGCGAGGCCAGCTTCCGGGACCGCAATCAGGCGCTGGCCTTCCGCGCCGACTGGAAGGGCGGCGACTTCACGGCGGCAGCGGGCAAGGCCGGGGGCACGGTCAGTGAACGCGGTGCCGTAACTGCGGGCGACAGCAAACTGAGTCCCGAGCTGGAAGCTGCCGTCTTCGGGGCCACGGCCCTCAAGGACGCGGGCGAGGGCAGCCTGAGCGACGTGGTGAAAGTCGGGGACCGCTTCTCGGTGCTGTACGCCACCGATCTGAAGCAGGCCGTGACCCAGCCCCTGAGCGCCGTGCGTGCCCAGATCGAGCCGCAGGTGCTGGCCACCAAGAAGGGCGAGGCCGGACAGGCCTTCGTGACCAAGGAAGTCGCCACCCTGAAGCCCACCGACAACCTGGAAAAGGTGCTGGCTGCCCAGGCCAAGCGCGTGGCCGCCGCCGAACCCAAGCCGACGACGCCCACCGCCACCCCGGCAACTCCTGGCACGCCCACCACCCCAGGAACTCCGGCTACACCAGCAACTCCCGACAGCGCCGCGCCCAGCACACCGGGTTCCGCTACTCCTGCCGAGACAACCCCCACGCCCACGGATGGCACTCCACCCCCGGCCACCGACACGACGCCAGCGGCTCCAGCCAGCCCCTGA
- a CDS encoding SIS domain-containing protein, which translates to MSDPTSGSNVPSSGLLSLLPRLPGSYDGPQTPEAAPYALVGVGEGTLAAHLLQALALPSLTRTGTQFVLSSPDAGTAATDYADLAEVAGATARRISTGGRPDEIDVLVPGGPLSTYHFAQAVAYASGHAEEAQAADAALADLAARCAPNIEENNPARDLAWSLWGRTPLLLAASDADALPHAWQQLLARTGKTLAVPLLGDVLPLASGAFDARHEQGDAKVALILGDTDPALLLAREILDSRIDEIIHVPAPNGAQGYPAALALWYFGAWVSAYLAERYGAEPADPVVLARAQAGLSGEGGSEATGDLRLSAPRDDLRRTRVEEDLPGWDGDGDDDADDDDVDGFEDQDDREED; encoded by the coding sequence ATGAGCGATCCCACCTCCGGTTCCAACGTTCCGTCCAGCGGTCTGCTGAGTCTGCTGCCCCGTCTGCCCGGCAGTTACGACGGCCCCCAGACGCCCGAAGCGGCCCCCTACGCCCTGGTCGGCGTGGGTGAGGGCACGCTGGCCGCCCACCTGTTGCAGGCGCTGGCCCTGCCCAGCCTGACCCGCACCGGAACCCAGTTCGTGCTGAGCAGCCCCGACGCTGGGACCGCCGCTACCGATTACGCCGATCTGGCTGAAGTGGCCGGGGCCACCGCCCGCCGCATCAGCACCGGGGGCCGACCCGACGAGATTGATGTGCTGGTGCCGGGCGGACCGCTGTCCACCTATCACTTCGCGCAGGCGGTGGCCTACGCCAGCGGTCACGCCGAGGAAGCCCAGGCCGCCGACGCTGCGCTGGCCGATCTGGCCGCCCGCTGCGCCCCGAACATAGAGGAGAACAATCCGGCCCGCGATCTGGCCTGGAGCCTGTGGGGGCGCACACCGCTGCTGCTGGCCGCCAGCGACGCCGACGCCCTGCCGCATGCGTGGCAGCAACTGCTGGCCCGCACTGGAAAAACGCTGGCCGTGCCGCTGCTGGGCGACGTTCTGCCCCTGGCCAGCGGGGCCTTTGACGCCCGCCACGAGCAGGGCGACGCCAAGGTGGCGCTGATCCTGGGCGACACCGATCCGGCGCTGCTGCTGGCCCGCGAGATTCTGGATTCGCGCATCGACGAGATCATCCATGTTCCGGCCCCGAACGGCGCGCAGGGTTACCCCGCCGCGCTGGCGCTGTGGTATTTCGGCGCGTGGGTGTCTGCTTATCTGGCCGAGCGTTACGGAGCCGAACCGGCAGACCCTGTCGTGCTGGCCCGCGCCCAGGCGGGCCTGAGCGGTGAGGGCGGCAGCGAGGCCACGGGCGACCTGCGCCTGAGCGCCCCCCGCGACGACCTGCGCCGCACCCGCGTGGAAGAGGACCTGCCCGGCTGGGACGGTGACGGGGATGACGATGCCGATGACGACGATGTGGACGGCTTCGAGGACCAGGATGACCGCGAGGAGGACTGA
- a CDS encoding metallophosphoesterase: protein MRVVRLLLLSDIHANNTALGAVLKDASSRRYDQVIHLGDALGYGPNPREVLDVLRDLDAVCIMGNHDQMLLEYVDGKRATRDSVVSLALRWQIERLSERDIGWVRTWRDGIDDPDVGARYRHGTPVSLDDYTDSVAAAREAFGQWQGRLGFVGHTHVPAVYATLNAPTGEWIKGQLFHDGGSYMVPPTTRVILNPGSVGQPRDGNPRASYAIYDTSRSHYEVFRVAYDIPRAQEASLEAGLPQVLAARLAVGK from the coding sequence ATGCGCGTTGTGCGGCTGCTGTTGCTCTCTGACATCCACGCCAACAACACTGCACTTGGGGCGGTGCTGAAGGACGCGTCCTCGCGCCGTTACGATCAGGTGATCCACCTGGGTGACGCGCTGGGCTACGGCCCCAATCCGCGTGAGGTGCTGGACGTGCTACGCGATCTGGACGCGGTGTGCATCATGGGCAACCACGATCAGATGCTGCTGGAATACGTGGATGGCAAGCGGGCCACCCGCGACAGCGTGGTCTCGCTGGCCCTGCGCTGGCAGATCGAGCGTCTTTCCGAGCGCGATATCGGCTGGGTCCGCACCTGGCGCGACGGCATCGACGACCCGGATGTGGGCGCGCGTTACCGCCACGGCACCCCGGTCAGCTTGGACGATTACACCGATTCGGTGGCGGCGGCCCGCGAGGCGTTCGGGCAGTGGCAGGGCCGTCTGGGCTTCGTGGGCCACACCCACGTTCCCGCCGTGTACGCCACCCTGAACGCCCCCACCGGCGAGTGGATCAAGGGCCAACTGTTCCACGACGGTGGCAGCTACATGGTCCCGCCCACTACCCGTGTAATCCTCAACCCCGGCAGCGTGGGCCAACCGCGCGACGGCAATCCTAGGGCCAGCTACGCCATTTACGACACGTCCCGCTCCCACTATGAGGTCTTCCGCGTGGCCTATGACATCCCCCGCGCACAGGAAGCGTCGCTGGAGGCTGGATTGCCACAGGTGCTGGCGGCGCGGCTGGCGGTGGGCAAATGA
- a CDS encoding DNA polymerase III, with the protein MILHAPLIEQADAFSGNALLLTGPARVGKLGVAWAIAAAQNCQGARGMDGEACGICRSCLALAVGAHPDVLLVEPRATTATGKAARRKLIPIGAVLRERDKTREYETHIYEFLEVRPSFARRVVIVNGAEHLGPEAANALLKLVEEPPHRALFLFLAEDRRSVLPTIVSRSSRLGVAPLPDHTIESALIRSGHEADAELVAFAAGRAGVLADLDVVRRALEDARELDNSLGVNLLSALEAAERLEKRFDPAWHPETLRFTWRERPAHQRARADTALDALQSALEAYASPSLSFQVFALNVREAFGLS; encoded by the coding sequence ATGATCCTGCACGCCCCCCTGATCGAACAGGCCGACGCTTTTAGCGGCAACGCGCTCTTACTGACTGGCCCGGCACGGGTGGGCAAACTGGGCGTGGCGTGGGCCATTGCGGCGGCCCAGAACTGCCAGGGCGCGCGGGGCATGGACGGCGAGGCGTGCGGAATCTGCCGCTCGTGTCTGGCGCTGGCGGTGGGGGCGCACCCGGATGTGCTGCTGGTGGAGCCGCGTGCCACCACCGCCACCGGCAAGGCGGCGCGGCGCAAGCTGATCCCCATCGGTGCGGTGCTGCGGGAACGCGATAAGACCCGCGAGTATGAGACGCACATCTACGAATTTCTGGAGGTGCGCCCCAGTTTTGCCCGCCGGGTGGTGATCGTGAACGGCGCGGAACACCTGGGACCGGAAGCCGCCAATGCCCTGCTCAAGCTGGTGGAGGAACCCCCGCACCGCGCCCTGTTCCTGTTTCTGGCCGAGGACCGCCGTTCGGTGCTGCCCACCATCGTCAGCCGCAGCTCTCGCCTGGGGGTGGCTCCGCTGCCCGATCACACCATCGAGTCGGCGCTGATCCGCTCCGGGCACGAGGCCGACGCCGAACTGGTGGCCTTTGCCGCCGGACGTGCGGGCGTGCTGGCCGATCTGGACGTGGTGCGCCGCGCACTGGAAGACGCCCGCGAGCTGGACAACTCGCTGGGCGTGAACCTGCTGAGCGCCCTAGAGGCCGCCGAACGGCTGGAAAAACGCTTCGATCCGGCGTGGCACCCAGAAACGTTGCGTTTTACCTGGCGTGAACGCCCAGCGCATCAGCGTGCCCGCGCCGACACCGCGCTGGACGCCCTGCAAAGTGCGCTGGAAGCGTATGCCAGCCCCAGCCTCAGCTTCCAGGTCTTTGCCCTGAACGTGCGCGAGGCATTCGGCCTGAGCTGA
- the recR gene encoding recombination mediator RecR — MKYPPSLVALIRELSRLPGIGPKSAQRLAFYLFEQPREDIERLAGSLLSAKRDLHSCPVCFNITDAEVCDVCSDPARDQAIICVVEEPGDVIAIERSGEYRGLYHVLHGVLSPMNGVGPEQLHIKPLLPRVTDGQEVILATGTTVEGDATAFYLQRLLEPLGATVSRIAYGLPVGGALEYADEVTLGRAMTGRQQVSKPRPPTPS, encoded by the coding sequence ATGAAATACCCCCCTTCCCTCGTCGCGCTGATCCGCGAGCTGTCGCGCCTGCCGGGGATTGGTCCCAAAAGCGCGCAGCGGCTGGCCTTCTACCTGTTCGAGCAACCGCGTGAGGACATCGAGCGGCTGGCCGGATCGCTGCTGTCGGCCAAGCGCGATCTGCACAGTTGCCCGGTCTGTTTCAACATCACCGACGCGGAGGTCTGCGACGTGTGCAGCGATCCGGCGCGCGATCAGGCGATCATCTGCGTGGTAGAAGAACCCGGCGACGTGATCGCCATTGAGCGTAGCGGCGAGTACCGGGGCCTGTACCACGTCCTGCACGGCGTCCTGAGTCCCATGAACGGTGTGGGTCCCGAGCAACTTCATATCAAACCCCTGCTGCCGCGTGTGACCGATGGGCAGGAGGTGATTCTCGCCACCGGGACCACCGTGGAGGGCGACGCCACGGCGTTTTACCTTCAGCGCCTGCTGGAGCCGCTGGGCGCAACCGTCAGCCGCATCGCCTACGGATTGCCGGTAGGCGGCGCGCTGGAATACGCCGACGAGGTCACGCTGGGCCGCGCCATGACCGGGCGGCAGCAGGTCAGCAAGCCCCGGCCCCCGACTCCAAGCTGA
- a CDS encoding YbaB/EbfC family nucleoid-associated protein → MDMKKLMKQMQQAQGAAAKIQEELAAKSVEGSASGLVTVTMNGHGKVTALKIKPEAVDPSDVEALEDLILVAVQDASAKADALQQDATRGLGIPGF, encoded by the coding sequence ATGGACATGAAGAAACTGATGAAGCAGATGCAACAGGCCCAGGGAGCCGCCGCCAAGATTCAGGAGGAGCTGGCCGCTAAGTCGGTGGAGGGCAGTGCCAGCGGTCTGGTCACGGTCACCATGAACGGGCACGGCAAGGTCACGGCCCTGAAGATCAAGCCCGAGGCGGTGGACCCCAGCGACGTGGAAGCCCTGGAAGACCTGATCCTGGTGGCCGTGCAGGACGCCAGCGCCAAGGCCGACGCATTGCAGCAGGACGCCACGCGCGGGCTGGGAATTCCCGGATTTTGA
- the moaA gene encoding GTP 3',8-cyclase MoaA yields the protein MLVDQLGRPLRDLRISVTDRCNLRCTYCMPAEIFGPDYAFLPRTELLSFEEIERLARTFVSLGVQKLRITGGEPTLRRDLPELISRLAKIDGVQDIALTTNGLLLPRMSADLRAAGLDRVTVSIDSLDPQVFGRMNGLGTHPQKVLDGIEAALTAGLGVKINTVVQRGVNEDGLRNLWLALRDKAVLRFIEFMDVGNHNGWNLDSVVPSREVLARLSADGTGAEFEALNPNYTGEVAVRHVSADGHEVGLISSVSAPFCGDCSRARISAVGVLYTCLFAGSGTDLRAPLRAGADDEAMRALVSEIWSARTDRYSEERGEVTRGEKDRQKVEMSHIGG from the coding sequence ATGTTGGTAGATCAGCTCGGACGGCCCTTGCGAGACCTGCGGATCAGCGTGACGGACCGCTGCAATCTGCGCTGTACCTATTGCATGCCCGCCGAGATCTTCGGCCCCGATTACGCCTTCCTGCCCCGCACCGAACTCCTGAGCTTCGAGGAAATCGAGCGGCTGGCCCGCACCTTCGTCTCGCTGGGTGTGCAGAAGCTGCGGATTACAGGCGGCGAACCCACGCTGCGCCGCGATCTGCCCGAACTGATTTCACGCCTCGCAAAGATCGACGGCGTGCAGGACATCGCGCTGACCACCAATGGTCTGCTGCTGCCCCGTATGTCGGCGGACCTGCGCGCGGCGGGTCTGGACCGTGTGACAGTCAGCATCGACAGCCTCGATCCACAGGTTTTTGGGCGCATGAACGGCCTGGGCACGCACCCTCAGAAGGTGCTGGACGGCATCGAGGCCGCGCTGACGGCGGGCCTGGGCGTCAAGATCAACACGGTGGTGCAGCGCGGCGTCAACGAGGACGGTCTGCGGAACCTGTGGCTGGCCCTGCGTGATAAGGCGGTGCTGCGCTTTATCGAGTTCATGGACGTGGGCAACCACAACGGCTGGAATCTGGACAGTGTGGTGCCCTCGCGCGAGGTGCTGGCCCGCCTGAGCGCGGACGGCACCGGGGCGGAGTTTGAGGCCCTGAATCCCAATTACACCGGGGAGGTGGCGGTCCGGCACGTCAGCGCGGATGGCCATGAAGTGGGGCTGATTTCCTCGGTCAGTGCGCCGTTCTGCGGCGATTGCTCTCGGGCGCGTATCTCGGCGGTGGGCGTGCTGTACACCTGCCTGTTCGCCGGAAGCGGCACCGACTTGCGCGCCCCACTGCGCGCCGGGGCCGACGACGAGGCGATGCGTGCCCTGGTTTCGGAAATCTGGAGTGCGCGCACAGACCGCTACAGCGAGGAACGCGGCGAGGTCACACGCGGGGAGAAGGACCGACAGAAAGTCGAGATGTCGCACATCGGCGGCTAA
- a CDS encoding GntR family transcriptional regulator: MAKYPLIKSTLKDRLLGGHYVEGLPLPSEPQLAREFEVSRMTARRAIDELEREGYVYRVQGAGTFPTGKRFRQGTFRVRPFKEWARHPDHRTTVLRAMQIEATPEIAIVLQIQAGDPVIFVHRLRNAGDEALVIEKRYVNAALAPGLLDQNLNAESIHETMVSMGVPMARVEQNLEAVNLRQEEADLLRVPLGTAAFLLRRTTYSGTKRASYVNYWVRGDRYAFQDTFEP, encoded by the coding sequence ATGGCGAAATACCCGCTGATCAAATCGACCTTGAAAGACCGGCTGCTGGGTGGCCATTACGTCGAGGGACTGCCACTGCCCAGCGAGCCGCAACTGGCCCGTGAATTCGAGGTCTCGCGCATGACCGCCCGACGCGCCATCGACGAACTGGAGCGCGAGGGCTACGTGTACCGCGTGCAGGGCGCAGGCACCTTTCCCACCGGCAAACGTTTCCGGCAGGGCACCTTTCGGGTCAGACCTTTCAAGGAATGGGCGCGCCACCCCGATCACCGCACCACCGTCCTGCGCGCCATGCAGATCGAGGCCACGCCCGAGATTGCCATCGTGCTGCAAATCCAGGCGGGCGATCCGGTCATTTTCGTCCACCGTCTGCGGAATGCCGGGGACGAGGCGCTGGTGATCGAGAAACGCTATGTGAACGCCGCGCTGGCCCCCGGCCTGCTGGACCAGAATCTGAATGCCGAGAGTATCCACGAAACGATGGTCAGCATGGGCGTGCCAATGGCCCGTGTCGAGCAGAACCTGGAAGCCGTCAACCTGCGCCAGGAGGAGGCGGACCTGCTGCGTGTGCCGCTGGGCACTGCCGCCTTTCTGCTGCGGCGCACCACATACAGCGGCACCAAACGCGCCAGTTATGTCAACTACTGGGTGCGTGGGGACCGTTACGCCTTCCAGGACACCTTCGAGCCATGA
- the rplT gene encoding 50S ribosomal protein L20, with translation MPRVKTGIVRRRRHKKVLKRAKGFWGSRSRQYRNAFQTLLNAATYEYRDRRNKKRDFRRLWIQRINAGARLHGMNYSTFIGGLKLAGIELNRKVLADIAAREPEAFKALVDAAQGARNNKAA, from the coding sequence ATGCCTCGCGTCAAAACCGGCATCGTCCGCCGCCGCCGCCACAAGAAGGTGCTGAAGCGCGCCAAGGGGTTCTGGGGTTCACGCAGCCGCCAGTACCGCAACGCCTTCCAGACCCTGCTGAACGCCGCCACCTACGAGTACCGGGATCGCCGCAACAAGAAGCGTGACTTCCGTCGCCTGTGGATTCAGCGCATCAACGCGGGCGCACGCCTGCACGGCATGAACTACTCCACCTTCATCGGTGGACTGAAACTGGCCGGGATCGAGCTGAACCGCAAGGTGCTGGCCGACATCGCCGCCCGCGAACCCGAAGCCTTCAAGGCACTGGTGGACGCGGCCCAGGGCGCACGCAACAACAAAGCCGCCTGA
- the rpmI gene encoding 50S ribosomal protein L35 yields MPKMKTLKSAVRRIKITGTGKVMAFKSGKRHQNTGKSGDEIRGKGKGFVLAHSEWARMKKALPYKGGK; encoded by the coding sequence ATGCCCAAGATGAAGACACTCAAGAGCGCCGTGCGCCGGATCAAGATCACCGGCACCGGCAAGGTGATGGCGTTTAAAAGCGGCAAGCGCCACCAGAACACCGGCAAGAGCGGCGACGAGATTCGCGGCAAGGGCAAGGGCTTCGTGCTGGCCCACAGCGAGTGGGCGCGCATGAAAAAAGCGCTGCCCTATAAGGGTGGCAAATAA
- a CDS encoding acyl-CoA dehydrogenase family protein, with protein MTSSPPPAELTPAQAEVVGRAADAIRQHAVECESAQDVTPGAAAALSESGYTRLAVPEDRGGLGANLSQFARAQLTLGAADASLALILAMHGQVTGAAFQGRTLPEPLLKVVAEAGMRGELLNALASEPELGSPSRGGLPQTRAAPQGESFEGGGWQITGRKTWSTGVRALRWALVTAATPDGQVGRYWVDLHGPGVQIEETWQGALALRGSGSHDVVFTDAPATLHAPPAPGQPASSAWFWTAIAATYLGVGFAALDAISAYARVRVPTALGAPIATLPRIQENVGRTAGALHAARALLLEAAARWDMDPSAASVPGIGAAKAHAANAAVFATDLASRTAGGAALSAALPLEKLLRDARAGLTHPPTDDTAYTALGRQLLES; from the coding sequence GTGACCTCCTCTCCTCCGCCCGCCGAACTGACCCCCGCACAGGCCGAGGTGGTGGGCCGCGCCGCCGACGCCATCCGCCAGCATGCCGTCGAATGCGAGTCGGCGCAGGACGTAACACCGGGGGCCGCCGCCGCCCTTTCCGAGAGCGGCTACACCCGTCTGGCTGTCCCTGAAGACCGGGGCGGTCTGGGAGCCAATCTCTCGCAGTTCGCGCGGGCGCAACTGACGCTGGGCGCGGCGGATGCCAGTCTGGCCCTGATCCTAGCCATGCATGGGCAGGTGACTGGGGCGGCGTTTCAGGGCCGGACGCTGCCGGAGCCGCTGCTGAAAGTGGTGGCCGAGGCTGGCATGCGCGGCGAACTCCTGAACGCCTTGGCCAGCGAACCCGAACTGGGTAGCCCCTCGCGCGGAGGTCTGCCACAAACCCGCGCCGCACCGCAGGGCGAGAGCTTTGAAGGCGGCGGCTGGCAGATCACGGGCCGCAAAACATGGTCCACCGGGGTGCGGGCGCTGCGCTGGGCGCTGGTCACTGCCGCCACGCCCGACGGACAGGTGGGCCGTTACTGGGTGGACCTGCACGGTCCTGGCGTCCAGATCGAGGAAACGTGGCAGGGGGCGCTGGCCCTGCGTGGCAGCGGCAGCCATGACGTGGTGTTCACGGACGCGCCCGCCACGCTGCACGCGCCCCCCGCTCCTGGCCAGCCCGCCAGCAGCGCATGGTTCTGGACCGCGATTGCCGCCACCTACCTGGGGGTGGGGTTCGCCGCACTGGACGCCATCAGCGCTTACGCCCGCGTGCGCGTGCCCACCGCCCTGGGCGCACCGATTGCCACCCTGCCGCGCATTCAGGAAAACGTGGGGCGCACGGCTGGCGCCCTGCACGCCGCCCGCGCGTTACTGCTGGAAGCGGCAGCCCGCTGGGACATGGACCCCAGTGCCGCCTCGGTCCCCGGCATCGGCGCGGCCAAAGCCCACGCAGCGAATGCGGCAGTGTTCGCCACTGATCTGGCCTCGCGGACGGCGGGCGGCGCGGCCCTGAGCGCGGCCCTGCCCCTGGAAAAGCTGCTGCGGGACGCCCGTGCGGGCCTGACGCACCCACCCACGGACGACACGGCTTACACGGCGCTGGGACGGCAGTTGCTGGAGAGTTGA
- a CDS encoding App1 family protein: MNPVKTAFKLALPAVERAVLAADRAISSYVQPRRARGKLLLQPYVGWGTPHGVELTGRVLLPRTMSPPATGDRRWRNFLNSMRRLFSREVGGVRVNGVLDGISASAVSDDNGYFTLNFTPLSPLPGGWHEAALSIEGKEGQTRARVQVIGAARFGVISDLDDTVIQSDVTSLPRMLVTALTGNARTRSPFPGVGALYRALAREGEGRNPVFYVSSSPWNFFDLLWQFLDYRRIPLGPMFLRSWGAGLLAEHGGHKHGVIDRLFERFPDLKFVLIGDSGEQDALIYSEVVRKYAGRVLAVYIRDITGAFQDETVLKLRGELARAGVDLVLAADSLNAAGHAMAMGLITPSEYRGVLVSVTGPTER; this comes from the coding sequence GTGAATCCCGTCAAGACGGCCTTCAAACTGGCGCTGCCCGCCGTGGAGCGCGCGGTCCTGGCGGCGGACCGGGCCATCAGCAGTTACGTGCAGCCGCGCCGGGCACGGGGCAAACTGCTGCTCCAGCCCTACGTGGGCTGGGGAACCCCACATGGCGTCGAGCTGACGGGCCGTGTGTTGCTGCCGCGCACCATGTCGCCCCCCGCCACCGGGGACCGGCGCTGGCGCAACTTTCTCAACAGCATGCGCCGCCTGTTCTCGCGCGAGGTGGGCGGTGTCAGGGTCAACGGCGTGCTGGACGGCATCAGTGCCAGCGCAGTCAGCGACGACAACGGCTATTTCACCCTGAATTTCACCCCGCTCAGCCCCCTGCCCGGCGGCTGGCATGAGGCGGCCCTGAGCATCGAGGGCAAGGAGGGCCAGACCCGCGCCCGCGTGCAGGTCATCGGCGCGGCCCGCTTCGGCGTGATCAGCGATCTGGACGACACCGTGATCCAGTCGGACGTGACCAGTCTGCCGCGCATGCTGGTCACCGCCCTGACCGGCAACGCCCGCACCCGTTCCCCCTTTCCCGGTGTGGGGGCGCTGTACCGCGCGCTGGCCCGCGAGGGCGAGGGCCGCAATCCGGTCTTTTACGTGTCCAGCAGCCCGTGGAACTTCTTCGATCTGCTGTGGCAGTTTCTGGACTACCGCCGCATTCCGCTGGGGCCGATGTTCCTGCGGAGCTGGGGCGCGGGCCTGCTGGCCGAACACGGCGGCCACAAACACGGCGTCATCGACCGCCTGTTCGAGCGCTTCCCGGATCTGAAATTCGTGCTGATCGGCGACAGCGGTGAGCAGGACGCCCTGATCTACTCCGAGGTGGTCCGCAAATACGCGGGCCGCGTGCTGGCGGTGTATATCCGTGACATCACGGGGGCTTTTCAGGACGAGACGGTGCTGAAACTGCGCGGCGAGCTGGCCCGCGCAGGCGTCGATCTGGTGCTGGCTGCCGACAGCCTGAACGCCGCCGGACATGCAATGGCAATGGGCCTGATCACGCCCAGCGAGTACCGGGGAGTGCTGGTCAGCGTGACCGGCCCCACCGAACGCTGA